A single genomic interval of Armigeres subalbatus isolate Guangzhou_Male chromosome 1, GZ_Asu_2, whole genome shotgun sequence harbors:
- the LOC134206780 gene encoding uncharacterized protein LOC134206780, translating to MTLLDQELADELNLSGPINPLGLRWTGGTERCEKNSRVIDLLLSGTHSNAKEYQLCGVRTVKELMLPYQSLDMEHMVQRYPHCRKLPIDSYDNIRPRILIGSKHAAVGLVLKSKEGTMDEPIAVKTRLGWTVYGGYNDATSSSFVHYSFHVSESDTQPDEHLHQIVKDYFALESLGISKTGSELLSTDNQRAVTLLQNLTKFTGTQYVTGLLWRYDGVRLPDNKEMALRRFFSLEKRLRKDPELAVALHQKILGKLQTKIDSDKILKEFVSADTSWTFNPPLAPHMGGGWERLIRSLKRNMMAICPSRTPSEEVLRNVFAEIENTLNSRPLTHVPVEDDASPALTPNHFLLGSSNGTKPLVSLNDSGALMKQNWRTSQALAAQFWKRWLSEYLPDITRRTKWYTDTKPISMGDIVIIVDPSLPRNCWPKGRIISTNVGRDGRIRSATVKTVSGVYERPVTKLAVLDVRRDGE from the coding sequence ATGACTTTGTTAGATCAAGAGTTGGCCGATGAACTTAATCTTTCTGGACCCATCAACCCACTCGGTCTTCGTTGGACAGGAGGTACAGAACGCTGCGAAAAGAATTCACGGGTTATAGATCTGCTTTTATCTGGTACCCACAGCAACGCCAAGGAATATCAGCTATGCGGTGTACGTACGGTCAAGGAGCTCATGCTACCGTACCAATCACTCGATATGGAGCACATGGTTCAGCGATATCCACACTGCCGTAAACTGCCCATAGATTCCTACGACAACATCCGCCCCCGAATTCTCATTGGTTCAAAACACGCTGCAGTGGGGCTAGTACTGAAAAGCAAGGAAGGGACCATGGATGAGCCGATAGCTGTTAAGACTCGGCTTGGGTGGACAGTATATGGGGGATACAACGACGCAACATCGTCAAGCTTCGTCCACTATTCCTTTCATGTATCTGAAAGCGATACTCAACCCGATGAACACCTGCATCAAATAGTAAAAGACTATTTTGCCCTGGAAAGTCTTGGTATATCAAAGACAGGCAGTGAACTTCTTTCTACAGACAACCAGAGAGCTGTAACCCTTCTGCAAAATCTCACCAAATTTACCGGAACGCAATACGTAACTGGTTTACTGTGGCGGTACGATGGAGTTCGTCTACCTGACAACAAGGAAATGGCCCTTCGTCGATTTTTCAGCCTCGAGAAACGATTGCGGAAAGATCCAGAGTTGGCCGTTGCATTGCATCAGAAAATTCTCGGCAAATTGCAAACAAAGATAGATAGTGATAAAATTCTTAAAGAGTTCGTGAGTGCCGACACCAGCTGGACATTTAATCCTCCATTAGCTCCTCATATGGGTGGAGGATGGGAGCGACTCATCCGGAGCTTGAAAAGAAACATGATGGCAATCTGTCCATCTAGAACGCCCTCCGAAGAAGTTTTGCGGAATGTGTTTGCAGAGATCGAAAATACGTTAAATTCACGTCCACTAACCCATGTTCCCGTAGAGGACGATGCATCGCCTGCCCTCACACCTAATCATTTTTTATTGGGATCATCGAATGGCACCAAGCCACTTGTGTCGCTCAATGACAGCGGGGCGCTGATGAAACAAAACTGGCGGACGTCACAGGCTTTAGCAGCCCAGTTTTGGAAGCGTTGGTTGTCCGAATATCTTCCAGATATCACTCGTCGTACGAAGTGGTATACGGACACAAAGCCTATCTCTATGGGCGATATTGTAATCATTGTAGATCCTAGCCTTCCACGAAATTGCTGGCCCAAGGGAAGGATTATTAGTACCAATGTCGGCAGAGATGGACGAATTAGGTCAGCTACAGTGAAAACGGTAAGCGGTGTCTACGAAAGGCCGGTAACAAAATTGGCAGTGCTGGACGTGCGACGCGATGGAGAATAA